The stretch of DNA GATTTGCTGGGCGCTCCAGACCCATCCTGATCTGATGATGCCCAGTGCCTTCAATCTGAACGGTGTGGTGCTGCTGGATCTGGCGGCGCGGGCGGGCTACACGGGCGAAGTCGTGTTTGTGGATACCGGCTACCACTTCCCCGAAACACTGAGCACGCGGGACAATCTGGCGGCCCGCTACCCTCAGATGACTTTTGTGACGCTGAATGCGGGGGCCACGCCCGAAGACGGCCAGACCGATCCCACGCTGTACGCCGCCGACCCGGATGCGTGCTGCGCGGTACGCAAGGTGGCCCCCTTGCAGGCATATTTGCGCCAGCGTGCGCCCTCGGCCCTGCTGAATGCCCGCAGCCGCGATCAGGCCAGCACCCGCGCCGATATTCCCTTTGTAGAGGAAGGTGCACGCCGCAAGATCAACCCGCTGGCCTACTGGACACGGGAGCAATTGGAAGACTACGCCGCCGCCCACGCCCTGCCCGTGAATCCGCTGTATGCCGATGGATTCCTGAGTGTGGGCTGCTGGCCCTGCACCCGCGCCGTGAAGCCTGGCGAGGACGCCCGCGCCGGACGCTGGGCCGGAAAAGGCAAGACCGAATGTGGCCTGTGGGCCGGTGAAGGCAAGCTGTGAAGATTCATTTCTGCGCTGGCATAACGATCACGCGATGTTCAGGACTTTTTTAATCCTTCAATAGTTGACCTGTTTTATCCACCTTCAATTTTTTTACTCTGACCCTTCTTTACGGCTCCAGCCCCGAGGTATCCCCCATGACCATCCTGCTCCCCACCGATCCCACCGCCACGCTGCCCGCACCCCTGGGCGGGACTCTGGTCAACCGAATTCGCCGCGCTGGACACGACTTTGACGCTGCGGAACTGTTCGGCCTTCCCCAACTGGAACTGGATGACCGCGCTTACGCCGACCTGGAGATGCTGGCGACGGGAGCCTATTCCCCACTGACTGGATTCGTGAATGAGGCCGATTACCTCAGCATCATTCATCACCTGCGGTTGGCCGATGGCACGCCGTGGAGCGT from Deinococcus sp. QL22 encodes:
- a CDS encoding phosphoadenylyl-sulfate reductase, with translation MTALEERPTQNTAVFSPAFDAQTDPLDVICWALQTHPDLMMPSAFNLNGVVLLDLAARAGYTGEVVFVDTGYHFPETLSTRDNLAARYPQMTFVTLNAGATPEDGQTDPTLYAADPDACCAVRKVAPLQAYLRQRAPSALLNARSRDQASTRADIPFVEEGARRKINPLAYWTREQLEDYAAAHALPVNPLYADGFLSVGCWPCTRAVKPGEDARAGRWAGKGKTECGLWAGEGKL